Proteins co-encoded in one Xanthocytophaga agilis genomic window:
- a CDS encoding cytochrome B, whose protein sequence is MYTGFVHLHNLLRWVILILLLVAIFRHFSGMNAKREFNSADKKVDLFLMIAAHITLLIGLVQWAIGPWGLQNILGVGMGEVMKSKVYRFWAVEHITGMIIGIALITVARGSFRKPISDDRKHKRALTLLVIALIVIFISIPWPFRGEIARPLFPGM, encoded by the coding sequence ATGTATACCGGATTTGTACACTTACACAATTTATTGCGCTGGGTTATCCTGATTCTTCTTTTAGTTGCTATTTTCAGACATTTTAGCGGAATGAATGCTAAAAGAGAATTTAATAGTGCTGATAAGAAAGTTGATTTATTTCTGATGATCGCAGCCCATATTACTTTACTTATTGGATTAGTGCAATGGGCAATTGGTCCGTGGGGATTGCAGAATATATTGGGTGTAGGTATGGGTGAAGTAATGAAGAGCAAAGTATATCGTTTCTGGGCTGTAGAACACATCACAGGAATGATCATAGGCATTGCTTTGATTACTGTTGCACGGGGATCCTTTCGCAAACCTATTTCTGATGACAGAAAACATAAGAGAGCCCTTACTCTGCTTGTAATAGCTCTTATTGTGATCTTTATCTCTATCCCATGGCCTTTCAGAGGTGAAATTGCTCGTCCTTTATTTCCTGGAATGTAA
- a CDS encoding serine hydrolase — MAKYLLLLMVIFPLTLKAQMNSLSAKDLKAAIESKLVAVKGQFAVAFKSLDSPKLEVYIHEKDVFHAASTMKTPVMIEVFDQVKVGKFKLSDSILVKNEFKSIVDGSPYKMDISDDSAEEMYKKIGQWMTIRQLVYEMITVSSNMATNLLIDKVGASNVMNTMQEIGAKDMRILRGVEDQKAFDKGWNNTVTAYDLAIIFEKIARGQVVDRKSSEEMVQILKEQKFNDIIPLYLPKEVKIAHKTGFITSVRHDSAIIYLPDGRRYVLILLSKGLENPEAGVEALARVSEIIYEFMMDQLK, encoded by the coding sequence ATGGCAAAATATCTTTTGCTTTTGATGGTCATATTTCCCCTTACTTTAAAAGCTCAAATGAATTCCTTATCAGCGAAAGATCTAAAAGCTGCAATTGAATCAAAGCTTGTAGCAGTCAAAGGACAATTTGCTGTTGCATTTAAATCGTTGGACTCTCCTAAACTTGAAGTATATATTCATGAAAAAGATGTTTTTCATGCTGCAAGTACTATGAAGACACCTGTAATGATAGAAGTATTTGATCAGGTAAAAGTAGGTAAGTTTAAACTTTCAGATTCAATTCTAGTGAAAAATGAGTTTAAAAGTATTGTAGATGGAAGTCCATACAAAATGGATATTTCAGATGATAGTGCAGAAGAAATGTATAAGAAGATAGGGCAATGGATGACAATAAGACAGTTAGTATATGAAATGATTACAGTAAGCAGCAACATGGCAACAAATCTATTGATTGATAAAGTAGGTGCCTCTAATGTTATGAATACTATGCAGGAGATAGGGGCAAAAGATATGCGGATCTTACGAGGTGTAGAAGACCAGAAAGCATTTGATAAAGGATGGAATAATACTGTAACAGCGTATGATCTGGCTATTATATTTGAAAAGATAGCTCGCGGACAAGTGGTTGATAGAAAATCCTCTGAGGAGATGGTTCAGATTTTAAAAGAACAAAAGTTCAATGATATCATCCCTCTATATCTACCTAAAGAGGTAAAGATTGCTCACAAAACTGGATTTATTACAAGTGTAAGGCATGATTCTGCCATTATTTATTTACCAGATGGGAGAAGATATGTGTTAATATTGCTATCAAAAGGATTAGAAAACCCGGAAGCAGGAGTAGAGGCTCTGGCAAGAGTTTCAGAAATAATTTATGAGTTTATGATGGATCAGTTAAAATAA